A stretch of the Gracilinanus agilis isolate LMUSP501 chromosome 4, AgileGrace, whole genome shotgun sequence genome encodes the following:
- the MIF4GD gene encoding MIF4G domain-containing protein isoform X1: MGEPGHEEYEIQSFDAETQRLLKTALKEPGAVDLEKVANVIVDQSLKDCVFSKEAGRICYTIIQAESKQASQSVFRRGLLNRLQQEYQAREQLRARSLQGWVCYVTFICNIFDYLRVNNMPMMALVNPVYDCLFRLAQPDSLHKEEEVDCLVLQLHRIGEQLEKMNGQRMDELFGLLRDGFLLQEGLSSLSQLLLLELIEFRAAGWRTTPAAQKYYYSEVLD; encoded by the exons ATGGGTGAACCAGGCCATGAAGAGTATGAAATTCAGTCCTTTGATGCTGAGACCCAGAGATTACTGAAGACTGCCCTCAAAG AACCTGGTGCTGTGGATTTGGAGAAAGTGGCCAATGTGATTGTGGACCAATCCCTGAAAGACTGTGTGTTCAGCAAGGAAGCTGGACGCATCTGCTACACCATCATTCAG GCAGAGAGCAAGCAAGCCAGCCAGAGCGTCTTTCGTCGGGGCCTCCTCAATCGGCTGCAGCAGGAGTACCAGGCCCGGGAGCAGCTCCGAGCCCGATCCCTGCAGGGCTGGGTCTGCTATGTCACCTTCATCTGCAACATCTTTGACTACCTGAGG GTGAACAACATGCCTATGATGGCATTGGTCAACCCTGTCTATGACTGCCTTTTCCGACTGGCACAGCCGGACAGCCTGCACAAGGAGGAGGAG GTGGACTGCCTGGTGTTGCAACTGCACCGAATTGGAGAGCAGCTGGAGAAAATGAATGGGCAGAGGATGGATGAGCTGTTTGGTCTGCTGCGTGATGGCTTCCTGCTTCAGGAGGGGCTCAGCTCCCTGTCCCAGCTCTTGCTCCTGGAGCTTATTGAATTCCGGGCTGCTGGCTGGAGAACCACTCCTGCTGCCCAGAAATATTATTACAGCGAGGTTTTGGATTAG
- the SLC25A19 gene encoding mitochondrial thiamine pyrophosphate carrier isoform X3 gives MGYGAVQFVTFERLTELVHRTKPYGISDFSVHFVCGGLSACAATLSLQPVDVLRTRFAAQGEPKIYRNLRHGMKMMYKTEGLLAFYKGLPPTIIAIFPYAGFQFSFYKMLKQAYEWAMPGDRKKNANIKNLLCGSGAGVISKTLTYPLDLFKKRLQVGGFEEARATFGQVRKYESFLDCARKILQEEGAQGFFKGLTPSLLKAAMSTGLIFFLYEMFCNLFNCKKTSDNQKTGQSWRMGNFTFLKIFSSPLDAVM, from the exons ATGGGTTATGGAGCTGTCCAG TTTGTGACCTTTGAACGTCTGACTGAACTGGTCCACAGAACTAAACCGTATGGCATAAGTGACTTCTCAGTGCATTTTGTGTGTGGCGGCCTGTCTGCCTGTGCCGCCACTCTCTCATTGCAGCCTGTTGACGTTCTCCGGACTCGCTTTGCTGCTCAGGGTGAGCCCAAG ATCTACAGAAACCTCCGTCATGGTATGAAGATGATGTACAAGACTGAAGGCCTGTTGGCTTTCTACAAAGGCTTGCCACCAACTATTATTGCCATTTTTCCCTACGCGGGCTTCCAGTTCTCCTTTTACAAGATGCTGAAGCAGGCCTATGAATGGGCTATGCcaggggacagaaagaaaaatg CAAACATCAAAAACCTGCTGTGTGGCAGTGGAGCTGGGGTCATCAGCAAGACTCTTACATATCCTTTGGACCTCTTTAAGAAGAGGTTACAAGTGGGTGGGTTTGAAGAGGCCCGGGCAACCTTCGGACAG GTGCGAAAATATGAGAGCTTCCTGGACTGTGCCAGGAAGATTCTCCAAGAAGAGGGTGCACAGGGCTTCTTTAAAGGCCTCACTCCCAGCTTGCTGAAGGCTGCTATGTCAACTGGCTTAATTTTCTTCTTGTATGAAATGTTCTGTAACCTCTTCAACTGTAAGAAGACCTCAGACAACCAGAAGACAGGGCAA TCCTGGAGGATGGGAAACTTTACTTTCCTGAAAATCTTTTCCTCCCCCCTGGATGCTGTTATGTGA
- the MIF4GD gene encoding MIF4G domain-containing protein isoform X2 — protein sequence MGEPGHEEYEIQSFDAETQRLLKTALKEPGAVDLEKVANVIVDQSLKDCVFSKEAGRICYTIIQVNNMPMMALVNPVYDCLFRLAQPDSLHKEEEVDCLVLQLHRIGEQLEKMNGQRMDELFGLLRDGFLLQEGLSSLSQLLLLELIEFRAAGWRTTPAAQKYYYSEVLD from the exons ATGGGTGAACCAGGCCATGAAGAGTATGAAATTCAGTCCTTTGATGCTGAGACCCAGAGATTACTGAAGACTGCCCTCAAAG AACCTGGTGCTGTGGATTTGGAGAAAGTGGCCAATGTGATTGTGGACCAATCCCTGAAAGACTGTGTGTTCAGCAAGGAAGCTGGACGCATCTGCTACACCATCATTCAG GTGAACAACATGCCTATGATGGCATTGGTCAACCCTGTCTATGACTGCCTTTTCCGACTGGCACAGCCGGACAGCCTGCACAAGGAGGAGGAG GTGGACTGCCTGGTGTTGCAACTGCACCGAATTGGAGAGCAGCTGGAGAAAATGAATGGGCAGAGGATGGATGAGCTGTTTGGTCTGCTGCGTGATGGCTTCCTGCTTCAGGAGGGGCTCAGCTCCCTGTCCCAGCTCTTGCTCCTGGAGCTTATTGAATTCCGGGCTGCTGGCTGGAGAACCACTCCTGCTGCCCAGAAATATTATTACAGCGAGGTTTTGGATTAG
- the MRPS7 gene encoding 28S ribosomal protein S7, mitochondrial: MMVVPSVNSARFFWALGPRVRKTLRAIPGLTQVRWSRYDVNYKEPQLDKDFYRKPVEELTEEEKFERDLRTTQVFKAPPASKTSSLFEDPMISKFTNMMMKGGNKILARSLMTETLEILKRKQFQKYHAAPAEERETIECNPYTIFHQALNNCQPVLGLVSILKGGHFYQVPAPLSEKRRRFLAMKWMIQECREKKPRRMLMPEKLSHELLEAFHNQGPVVKKKHDLHKMAEANRAFAHYRWW, from the exons ATGATGGTTGTCCCCTCTGTCAACTCGGCGCGTTTCTTCTGGGCTTTGGGGCCCAGGGTGCGGAAGACACTCCGGGCGATTCCAGG ATTGACCCAGGTAAGATGGAGCCGATATGATGTGAATTACAAAGAACCTCAACTTGATAAAGACTTCTACCGTAAGCCCGTAGAGGAGCTGACTGAAGAGGAGAAATTTGAGAGGGATCTCAGAACCACACAGGTCTTCAAGGCTCCCCCAGCGTCAAAGACAAGCTCTTTGTTTGAGGACCCAATGATCAG TAAATTCACCAACATGATGATGAAAGGAGGAAACAAAATACTGGCCAGATCCCTGATGACTGAG ACTCTGGAAATTCTCaagagaaagcagtttcagaaGTACCATGCAGCCCCAGCTGAGGAGAGGGAGACCATTGAGTGCAACCCCTACACCATCTTTCATCAGGCCCTAAACAACTGTCAACCTGTCCTTGGCCTGGTCAGCATCCTTAAAGGTGGCCACTTCTATCAG GTCCCAGCCCCGCTGAGTGAAAAGCGCCGACGCTTCCTGGCCATGAAATGGATGATTCAAGAATGCCGGGAAAAGAAGCCCCGGAGAATGCTAATGCCAGAAAAACTGTCTCATGAATTACTGGAAGCCTTCCACAACCAAGGCCCTGTGGTCAAGAAGAAACATGACCTGCACAAGATGGCAGAGGCTAACCGAGCCTTTGCCCACTACCGCTGGTGGTAG
- the SLC25A19 gene encoding mitochondrial thiamine pyrophosphate carrier isoform X2, translated as MVGYDPNSENRNNSKVEVAVAGSASGFVTRALISPLDVIKIRFQLQVEHLSSRDPHAKYHGILHAARQILKEEGLTAFWKGHIPAQILSMGYGAVQFVTFERLTELVHRTKPYGISDFSVHFVCGGLSACAATLSLQPVDVLRTRFAAQGEPKIYRNLRHGMKMMYKTEGLLAFYKGLPPTIIAIFPYAGFQFSFYKMLKQAYEWAMPGDRKKNANIKNLLCGSGAGVISKTLTYPLDLFKKRLQVGGFEEARATFGQVRKYESFLDCARKILQEEGAQGFFKGLTPSLLKAAMSTGLIFFLYEMFCNLFNCKKTSDNQKTGPGGWETLLS; from the exons ATGGTCGGTTATGACCCCAACTCAGAAAATAGGAACAATTCCAAGGTGGAAGTGGCAGTGGCTGGGTCTGCATCTGGGTTTGTTACCCGGGCCTTGATCAGCCCCTTGGATGTCATCAAAATTCGTTTCCAG CTTCAGGTTGAGCACCTATCATCCAGAGATCCACATGCAAAATACCATGGGATATTACATGCAGCGAGGCAGATCCTGAAGGAGGAAGGCTTGACAGCATTCTGGAAGGGGCATATTCCAGCCCAAATTCTCTCCATGGGTTATGGAGCTGTCCAG TTTGTGACCTTTGAACGTCTGACTGAACTGGTCCACAGAACTAAACCGTATGGCATAAGTGACTTCTCAGTGCATTTTGTGTGTGGCGGCCTGTCTGCCTGTGCCGCCACTCTCTCATTGCAGCCTGTTGACGTTCTCCGGACTCGCTTTGCTGCTCAGGGTGAGCCCAAG ATCTACAGAAACCTCCGTCATGGTATGAAGATGATGTACAAGACTGAAGGCCTGTTGGCTTTCTACAAAGGCTTGCCACCAACTATTATTGCCATTTTTCCCTACGCGGGCTTCCAGTTCTCCTTTTACAAGATGCTGAAGCAGGCCTATGAATGGGCTATGCcaggggacagaaagaaaaatg CAAACATCAAAAACCTGCTGTGTGGCAGTGGAGCTGGGGTCATCAGCAAGACTCTTACATATCCTTTGGACCTCTTTAAGAAGAGGTTACAAGTGGGTGGGTTTGAAGAGGCCCGGGCAACCTTCGGACAG GTGCGAAAATATGAGAGCTTCCTGGACTGTGCCAGGAAGATTCTCCAAGAAGAGGGTGCACAGGGCTTCTTTAAAGGCCTCACTCCCAGCTTGCTGAAGGCTGCTATGTCAACTGGCTTAATTTTCTTCTTGTATGAAATGTTCTGTAACCTCTTCAACTGTAAGAAGACCTCAGACAACCAGAAGACAGG TCCTGGAGGATGGGAAACTTTACTTTCCTGA
- the SLC25A19 gene encoding mitochondrial thiamine pyrophosphate carrier isoform X1, with translation MVGYDPNSENRNNSKVEVAVAGSASGFVTRALISPLDVIKIRFQLQVEHLSSRDPHAKYHGILHAARQILKEEGLTAFWKGHIPAQILSMGYGAVQFVTFERLTELVHRTKPYGISDFSVHFVCGGLSACAATLSLQPVDVLRTRFAAQGEPKIYRNLRHGMKMMYKTEGLLAFYKGLPPTIIAIFPYAGFQFSFYKMLKQAYEWAMPGDRKKNANIKNLLCGSGAGVISKTLTYPLDLFKKRLQVGGFEEARATFGQVRKYESFLDCARKILQEEGAQGFFKGLTPSLLKAAMSTGLIFFLYEMFCNLFNCKKTSDNQKTGQSWRMGNFTFLKIFSSPLDAVM, from the exons ATGGTCGGTTATGACCCCAACTCAGAAAATAGGAACAATTCCAAGGTGGAAGTGGCAGTGGCTGGGTCTGCATCTGGGTTTGTTACCCGGGCCTTGATCAGCCCCTTGGATGTCATCAAAATTCGTTTCCAG CTTCAGGTTGAGCACCTATCATCCAGAGATCCACATGCAAAATACCATGGGATATTACATGCAGCGAGGCAGATCCTGAAGGAGGAAGGCTTGACAGCATTCTGGAAGGGGCATATTCCAGCCCAAATTCTCTCCATGGGTTATGGAGCTGTCCAG TTTGTGACCTTTGAACGTCTGACTGAACTGGTCCACAGAACTAAACCGTATGGCATAAGTGACTTCTCAGTGCATTTTGTGTGTGGCGGCCTGTCTGCCTGTGCCGCCACTCTCTCATTGCAGCCTGTTGACGTTCTCCGGACTCGCTTTGCTGCTCAGGGTGAGCCCAAG ATCTACAGAAACCTCCGTCATGGTATGAAGATGATGTACAAGACTGAAGGCCTGTTGGCTTTCTACAAAGGCTTGCCACCAACTATTATTGCCATTTTTCCCTACGCGGGCTTCCAGTTCTCCTTTTACAAGATGCTGAAGCAGGCCTATGAATGGGCTATGCcaggggacagaaagaaaaatg CAAACATCAAAAACCTGCTGTGTGGCAGTGGAGCTGGGGTCATCAGCAAGACTCTTACATATCCTTTGGACCTCTTTAAGAAGAGGTTACAAGTGGGTGGGTTTGAAGAGGCCCGGGCAACCTTCGGACAG GTGCGAAAATATGAGAGCTTCCTGGACTGTGCCAGGAAGATTCTCCAAGAAGAGGGTGCACAGGGCTTCTTTAAAGGCCTCACTCCCAGCTTGCTGAAGGCTGCTATGTCAACTGGCTTAATTTTCTTCTTGTATGAAATGTTCTGTAACCTCTTCAACTGTAAGAAGACCTCAGACAACCAGAAGACAGGGCAA TCCTGGAGGATGGGAAACTTTACTTTCCTGAAAATCTTTTCCTCCCCCCTGGATGCTGTTATGTGA